One genomic region from Pseudoduganella dura encodes:
- a CDS encoding class 1 fructose-bisphosphatase, giving the protein MKRISLTQYLVEEQREHNTIPAELRLLIEVVSRACKTIAHSVGKGALGDVLGALETENVQGEVQKKLDVISNEILLEANEWGGHLAAMASEEMESIHLIPNRYPKGEYMLVFDPLDGSSNIDVNVSIGTIFSVLKAPEGMTTPTEEDFLQPGTKQVAAGYAVYGPQTMLVLTTGNGVNCFTLDREMGSWVLTQRNMQIPTTTKEFAINMSNQRHWQPPVQRYIGELLAGSTGPRGADFNMRWIASMVADVHRILNRGGIFMYPADVRDPSKPGKLRLMYEANPMAFIVEQAGGMATDGKHRILDIVPTALHQRVPVFLGSRDEVAVVTGYHHEGTA; this is encoded by the coding sequence ATGAAACGTATCAGCCTCACCCAATACCTCGTCGAGGAACAGCGCGAGCACAACACCATTCCGGCCGAACTGCGCCTGCTGATCGAGGTGGTCTCGCGTGCATGCAAGACGATCGCCCACTCGGTGGGCAAGGGCGCCCTGGGCGACGTGCTGGGCGCGCTCGAAACCGAGAACGTGCAGGGCGAAGTGCAGAAGAAGCTCGATGTGATCAGCAACGAGATCCTGCTGGAGGCGAACGAGTGGGGCGGCCACCTGGCCGCGATGGCGTCGGAAGAGATGGAATCGATCCACCTGATCCCGAACCGCTATCCGAAGGGCGAATACATGCTGGTGTTCGATCCGCTGGACGGCTCGTCGAACATCGACGTCAACGTCTCGATCGGCACCATCTTCTCGGTGCTGAAGGCGCCGGAAGGCATGACCACGCCGACCGAGGAGGATTTCCTGCAGCCCGGCACGAAACAGGTCGCCGCAGGCTACGCCGTATACGGCCCGCAGACCATGCTGGTGCTGACCACCGGCAATGGCGTGAACTGCTTCACGCTGGACCGCGAAATGGGTTCGTGGGTGCTCACGCAGCGCAACATGCAGATCCCCACAACGACGAAGGAATTCGCGATCAACATGTCGAACCAGCGTCACTGGCAGCCGCCGGTGCAGCGCTACATCGGCGAACTGCTGGCCGGCAGCACCGGCCCGCGCGGTGCCGACTTCAACATGCGCTGGATCGCCTCGATGGTGGCCGATGTGCATCGCATCCTGAACCGCGGCGGCATCTTCATGTACCCGGCCGACGTGCGCGACCCGAGCAAGCCCGGCAAGCTGCGCCTGATGTACGAAGCGAACCCGATGGCGTTCATCGTCGAACAGGCCGGCGGCATGGCTACCGACGGCAAGCACCGCATCCTCGACATCGTGCCGACCGCGCTGCACCAGCGGGTGCCCGTGTTCCTGGGCTCGCGCGACGAGGTGGCGGTGGTGACCGGCTATCACCATGAAGGCACCGCCTGA
- a CDS encoding GGDEF domain-containing protein → MSPPVHDAAFAISRLSAEFTDKSVEAHFSHHLLPQTKAQLRTTLLFCATAYLLFAVTDVLALGLTSMALVLFGCRLAVGVVAVASCVTNYLHPHSVRRVYLTASITEVVGMLAFAPIVLARPAELPWHSMSIGLMIMAVYLYIPNRLVYSLAISVISTIVFIVVAILTGTLSGQEQLTMIMLLILANCFGYISARRYHVIRREEFRVQSVFKNLSERDPLTGCHNRRYLQQELLNMELSRARRFRLSLAVIACDIDYFKSVNDTYGHAAGDRVLVAFTTLLRGMIRENVDSLIRFGGEEFLLVLPETDLAGAMHLAERMRLAVAAAATNIAPGKSVSVTASFGVTSVNFANVVARFPQESVIELADQLLYAAKHDGRNTVKALEFYGRPGLHVAARAVG, encoded by the coding sequence GTGTCACCCCCGGTCCATGACGCGGCGTTCGCGATCTCCCGGTTGTCGGCGGAATTCACCGACAAGTCCGTTGAAGCGCATTTCAGCCATCACCTGCTGCCACAGACCAAGGCCCAGCTGCGCACCACGCTGCTGTTCTGCGCTACCGCATACCTGCTCTTCGCGGTAACGGATGTGCTCGCACTCGGCCTGACGTCCATGGCGCTGGTGCTGTTCGGCTGCCGGCTCGCGGTCGGCGTGGTGGCCGTGGCCAGTTGCGTCACCAATTACCTGCATCCGCACTCCGTGCGGCGCGTCTACCTGACCGCGAGCATCACCGAAGTGGTGGGCATGCTGGCGTTTGCACCGATCGTGCTGGCGCGGCCCGCCGAGCTGCCGTGGCACTCCATGTCGATCGGGCTGATGATCATGGCCGTCTACCTCTACATTCCCAACCGGCTGGTGTATTCGCTGGCCATCTCGGTGATCTCCACGATCGTCTTCATCGTCGTCGCGATCCTGACCGGCACCCTGTCGGGCCAGGAGCAGCTGACGATGATCATGCTGCTGATACTGGCGAACTGCTTCGGCTATATTTCCGCGCGCCGCTATCACGTGATCCGGCGCGAGGAATTCCGCGTGCAGTCGGTGTTCAAGAACCTGTCCGAGCGCGATCCGCTCACGGGCTGCCACAACCGCCGCTACCTGCAGCAGGAGCTGCTGAACATGGAACTGTCGCGCGCGCGCCGCTTCCGCCTCAGCCTTGCGGTGATCGCGTGCGACATCGATTACTTCAAGTCGGTCAACGACACCTACGGCCACGCCGCCGGCGACCGGGTACTGGTGGCCTTCACCACGCTGCTGCGCGGCATGATCCGCGAGAATGTGGACAGCCTGATCCGCTTCGGCGGCGAGGAATTCCTGCTGGTGCTCCCCGAAACCGACCTGGCCGGCGCCATGCATCTGGCCGAGCGCATGCGCCTGGCGGTGGCGGCGGCAGCAACGAACATCGCGCCCGGCAAATCGGTTTCCGTGACGGCCAGCTTCGGCGTCACGTCGGTCAATTTCGCCAACGTCGTCGCGCGCTTCCCGCAGGAATCGGTGATCGAGCTGGCCGACCAGCTGCTGTACGCGGCCAAGCACGATGGCCGCAACACCGTCAAGGCGCTCGAGTTCTACGGCCGGCCCGGCCTGCACGTGGCGGCCCGCGCGGTCGGCTGA